A DNA window from Anastrepha ludens isolate Willacy chromosome 6, idAnaLude1.1, whole genome shotgun sequence contains the following coding sequences:
- the LOC128867587 gene encoding histone H3-like centromeric protein A has product MRPLHKPGPKSKTRGASLQDNLLGETDTSSSSEITNFHSSPRQTATAKSQNDGRTSTVRKSRAQKKSLQPVPAPITSRQSRGSSRRKQRLPTRKELKLLLRTDFMIPRLSFSRVVREIMMQISSDVSCITALALEALQTAAEKYMENRFEDAYLLALHAGRVTLFVRDLELINYLMGKCNS; this is encoded by the coding sequence ATGCGGCCATTACATAAACCCGGTCCTAAATCAAAAACGCGTGGAGCTTCGCTTCAGGATAATCTTCTTGGCGAGACTGATACAAGTTCCTCGAGTGAAATTACGAATTTTCATTCATCGCCGAGACAAACGGCAACCGCTAAATCTCAGAATGATGGAAGAACTTCTACGGTACGAAAATCTAgagcacaaaaaaaatcattacaacCTGTTCCAGCTCCAATTACGTCGAGGCAATCAAGGGGCAGCAGTCGTCGCAAACAAAGATTGCCCACCCGCAAAGAATTAAAACTCCTGCTGAGAACAGATTTTATGATACCACGACTAAGTTTTTCTCGAGTCGTACGCGAAATTATGATGCAGATCTCAAGCGATGTGAGTTGTATAACGGCTTTAGCCCTGGAGGCTCTACAGACAGCAGCAGAAAAGTATATGGAAAATCGTTTTGAAGATGCATATTTATTGGCGTTGCATGCGGGGCGAGTTACACTGTTTGTTCGGGATTTGGAATTAATCAATTATTTGATGGGTAAATGTAATtcgtaa